The Vanessa atalanta chromosome 18, ilVanAtal1.2, whole genome shotgun sequence DNA window AATGAAATAATCgttcttattaataaaagtgtaatgTTACTTATGAGATTGATTCAATAGTCGTTATTAGATTTCGCTTTATTCATGGCTTCTACACCAAAACAATCGAATGGCAATTTGCCATCGAACAACGGTTCCGGTGTTAAGCGGAAAAAATCGCGTGGAAGTAAAGGAAATTATCTCTCGAAATGGTTGGATAAAACAATGCATCACATTCAAGAATCTACTCCAAGCTCCGAAGTGTATGATGCTTATGTTCATTCCAACACGAATTGGCCGACCGGTTCCCAGTTTGCTCCAGGTTACGATCCGTACAAGTACAATATATACGGATGCGCTTCCGAACCGATGTCACTTCCTTCATTGCCGACGTATTACAACCCAATGATACCACCTCCCTATTCTGAATATCGATATATACAAAATGAGCATAAAGGAATTCAAGTCCAAAGACCAAGACAGCGACGTCGCAGTGAGAATAAAGCTGAAGAGCTATCTAGTACACCAGCTGATGCGCCTATGAACCAAACGAAATATTTGCAACCAAAGAATTACTCAGATAGTCAAGATTTTGCTAGTCTCCCACCAATAGTGACTTCAATGGGTGACACGAATTCAAACAGTGATATACAGACCAATGAAAAAGATGATGCAAGTAATGCAAGAAGATTTAGTGACCCTTGTGTTAGAGGTTTGCCAGATGTCACCAGGCCTAATGGAGAGGTAGATTCAGGCTCTGAAGCTAGTTCCGGTCTATCAGGTAGTCAAGTTGGCAGCCGTTTATTGTCATGTCTCCTTGACCAAATTTCAAACCTTAAAATCAATAATGAACGATTAAACAAAGAATTGCAAGAGACAAGAGGTAAGCTGTTCAATATTAATgtacaattaaaacatttcttaacAAACTTTCACCTTTCAATGTTACAATAAGTATTCCATGTCAtttcaaattatgttaatattaataaatagcatGATTAAGTTTCAATATTAGATGG harbors:
- the LOC125071009 gene encoding uncharacterized protein LOC125071009 isoform X2 produces the protein MASTPKQSNGNLPSNNGSGVKRKKSRGSKGNYLSKWLDKTMHHIQESTPSSEVYDAYVHSNTNWPTGSQFAPGYDPYKYNIYGCASEPMSLPSLPTYYNPMIPPPYSEYRYIQNEHKGIQVQRPRQRRRSENKAEELSSTPADAPMNQTKYLQPKNYSDSQDFASLPPIVTSMGDTNSNSDIQTNEKDDASNARRFSDPCVRGLPDVTRPNGEVDSGSEASSGLSGSQVGSRLLSCLLDQISNLKINNERLNKELQETRAELENARHHNPYFPKGPNSMGAPTNLNGNGGQYSPGFLTDLVREIRDASRMREEAMYARLRTLVLERTDSGLSSAESKLAERTLEEIKSSLRASEADKRRMMDRILKMEDEIRVLRLSSGYDPNDNRMNGNVEDADSERLRLRKELTDMRKAKQSAEEHALKLNSIADLNV
- the LOC125071009 gene encoding uncharacterized protein LOC125071009 isoform X1, encoding MASTPKQSNGNLPSNNGSGVKRKKSRGSKGNYLSKWLDKTMHHIQESTPSSEVYDAYVHSNTNWPTGSQFAPGYDPYKYNIYGCASEPMSLPSLPTYYNPMIPPPYSEYRYIQNEHKGIQVQRPRQRRRSENKAEELSSTPADAPMNQTKYLQPKNYSDSQDFASLPPIVTSMGDTNSNSDIQTNEKDDASNARRFSDPCVRGLPDVTRPNGEVDSGSEASSGLSGSQVGSRLLSCLLDQISNLKINNERLNKELQETRAELENARHHNPYFPKGPNSMGAPTNLNGNGGQYSPGFLTDLVREIRDASRMREEAMYARLRTLVLERTDSGLSSAESKLAERTLEEIKSSLRASEADKRRMMDRILKMEDEIRVLRLSSGYDPNDNRMNGNVEDADSERLRLRKELTDMRKAKQSAEEHALKLERLVTQLRSKFNGLQITNGPDSLPSDHEHDTRTRRTSNSTNSTNNMTNSSTNNLPNLSNLSNTSANSTVVFGPVTDL